Proteins encoded in a region of the Scyliorhinus torazame isolate Kashiwa2021f chromosome 1, sScyTor2.1, whole genome shotgun sequence genome:
- the cldn5a gene encoding claudin 5a: protein MPSAGLEIVGLGLCVLGWLGVMLACGLPMWKVTAFIESNIVVAQTVWEGLWMNCVVQSTGQMQCKVYNSLLSLGQDQQAARALTVIGSILGLIGLLVTILGAQCTNCTEGVTTKARIVISGGSIFILAGLLALIPVCWMANTIVRDFYDPIVPVSRKREMGAALYIGWTASALLFIGGSLLCCSCPPKQDQSSFAVKYTAPRRASANGDYDKRNYV from the coding sequence ATGCCCTCGGCAGGTTTGGAGATTGTGGGCCTGGGACTGTGTGTCCTGGGCTGGCTGGGGGTCATGCTGGCTTGCGGGCTGCCCATGTGGAAAGTGACGGCTTTCATCGAGAGCAACATCGTGGTGGCGCAGACGGtgtgggaagggctgtggatgaacTGCGTGGTGCAGAGCACCGGGCAGATGCAATGCAAAGTCTACAACTCACTGCTGTCCCTGGGGCAGGATCAGCAAGCCGCCCGAGCGCTGACTGTCATCGGCTCCATTCTGGGTCTCATTGGGCTCCTGGTCACCATCCTGGGCGCTCAATGCACCAACTGTACTGAGGGGGTGACCACCAAAGCCCGGATCGTCATCAGCGGAGGATCCATCTTCATTTTAGCCGGCTTACTGGCCCTCATCCCGGTCTGCTGGATGGCCAACACCATCGTGCGCGACTTCTACGACCCGATTGTGCCCGTCtccaggaagagagagatgggggcggCGCTCTACATTGGCTGGACGGCCAGTGCGCTCCTCTTCATCGGGGGCTCCCTGCTCTGTTGCTCCTGCCCCCCCAAGCAAGACCAGTCGTCCTTCGCCGTCAAGTACACTGCCCCGAGGAGAGCATCGGCTAACGGGGATTACGACAAGAGGAATTACGTGTGA